The Arachis ipaensis cultivar K30076 chromosome B07, Araip1.1, whole genome shotgun sequence genome includes a window with the following:
- the LOC107609427 gene encoding U-box domain-containing protein 3: MGVGETTKLEPEPEPEPKDVHRHQEEEEEDDDDVEEEEEGLSDTRTAIALGLSAKGKGQRQRQQQQECAVVQQVSDKLVSGSLQWKIEAAREIRKLVRKSPSSSKTRSRLGAAGVVQPLVFMLSSSNPDARHSSLLALLNLAVRNERNKVKIVTAGAIPPLVELLKTQNSSIRELATAAILSLSAAAPNKPIIVASGAAPLLVQILNSGSVQGRVDAVTALYNLSTIIEKNSTELLNASAVSPLINLLKECKKYSKFAEKATALLEILSNFEEGRTAISVADGGILTLVETVEDGSLVSTQHAVGALLSLCLSCRDKYRELILKEGAIPGLLRLTVEGTSEAQDRARVLLDLLRDSPPERRLASSVLEKIVYDIAERVDGADKAAETAKRLLQDMVQRSMEQSLNCIQHRAASCNPSVIPST, encoded by the exons ATGGGCGTGGGAGAGACCACAAAACTCGAACCCGAACCGGAACCCGAACCGAAAGATGTTCACCGCcaccaagaagaggaagaagaagacgacgacgacgtggaagaagaagaagaaggcttGTCCGACACAAGAACAGCGATAGCATTGGGTCTGTCAGCGAAGGGGAAAGGGCAGAGGCAGAGGCAGCAGCAGCAGGAGTGCGCGGTGGTCCAGCAGGTGTCGGACAAGCTGGTGAGCGGCAGCCTTCAGTGGAAGATAGAGGCAGCCAGAGAGATCCGTAAGCTCGTCAGGAAATCGCCTTCGTCCTCTAAGACGAGGTCCAGGCTGGGCGCGGCTGGAGTGGTCCAGCCTCTCGTCTTCATGCTGTCGTCATCCAACCCCGATGCCCGTCACTCCTCCCTCCTCGCTCTCCTCAACCTCGCCGTCCGCAACGAACG AAACAAGGTCAAAATAGTGACAGCTGGTGCTATCCCTCCTCTGGTGGAGCTCCTCAAAACGCAAAATAGTAGTATAAGGGAATTAGCGACAGCGGCAATCTTGTCACTCTCAGCTGCAGCTCCCAATAAGCCCATAATTGTTGCTTCTGGAGCTGCGCCTCTGCTTGTTCAGATCCTCAACTCTGGAAGTGTTCAAGGCAGAGTTGATGCCGTTACAGCCCTCTATAATCTCTCCACCATCATCGAGAAGAATTCTACTGAACTCCTTAATGCTAGTGCTGTTTCTCCTCTCATCAACCTCCTTAAAGAGTGCAAGAAATACTCCAAGTTTGCCGAGAAAGCTACGGCGCTACTCGAGATTCTCTCCAACTTTGAAGAGGGACGAACCGCAATCTCAGTTGCAGACGGCGGGATTTTAACCTTAGTAGAGACAGTTGAAGATGGATCACTAGTCAGCACACAACATGCTGTTGGAGCTCTGCTGTCATTGTGTCTAAGCTGCCGAGACAAATACCGGGAACTTATCCTCAAAGAAGGAGCAATCCCAGGTTTGTTACGCCTTACAGTGGAGGGCACATCAGAAGCGCAAGATAGAGCACGTGTGCTTCTGGATTTGCTTAGAGATTCTCCCCCGGAAAGAAGACTAGCCTCCTCGGTTTTGGAGAAAATTGTTTATGACATCGCTGAACGCGTAGATGGAGCAGACAAAGCTGCTGAAACAGCTAAAAGGTTATTACAAGACATGGTTCAGAGGAGTATGGAACAAAGCTTGAACTGCATTCAGCATAGAGCAGCATCTTGTAATCCTTCTGTGATTCCTTCCACTTGA